The Populus trichocarpa isolate Nisqually-1 chromosome 18, P.trichocarpa_v4.1, whole genome shotgun sequence genomic interval AAAATCAGCTGCAGAACCAATGGGGGTTGATAATGCTTCTTGAATCTGTTTCATGTTCTCTGTCTGCTCATTGATCTCATCCATTGTCTTGTCCACATCATCAATATTCCTATAATCCATCATTTTCACATATATTAATCACATGTACCATACAacttcattaatcaaatatcacAACTGCAAATAAAATGGAATGGCACACCAAGTTGAAGCCAAATAAAGATGGTGTTTCCTGTTAACAGTCATTCAAAAAGAAACACTTAAATTGGACAAGAGAACGAGAATCGTAAATATTTTCAGGGTGAAACAAGCACTATAAATTTACAATTTGGGCACAGCAACCAGGAAAGTGAAAATATTGCAACCAAAGACAATAAGCAAACCATGAGTGAAGATTCCACTAATAAGTTTAAATGATATAATTGGTACATACGTTGCTTTCTGCATCGCCTTCATAGCAGATGCACCAGTTCTTAATGCATCTACAGTTTCAGTAGTAGCTTTTGCACCTTCTAGCATTATCATCTGTAAAATTGACATCCAGAGCACAAAATTTAAGGCTCTACCATTCAACCTACACAGATTTATTAAGATGCagttgaaaacaaaagcaatAGTAAGAACACCAGCTGACCTGATCATGAATACGTAATTGAAAGTTTCCAAGTTGTTCTATTTGCTGCTCATACAGCCTCTTCCTCTTCAAACATTGAATTGCAGCTGGAAAAAAGCATCATCAATCAGTATTTGACCGAAAAGAACCCAAATTCTGTAAATAATGCTGCACAAGGAtttgtttttaagttatatattCATGTAATCGATGTCTGTACGGGGAAATCATTAACAATGGTTCTTCACTTGATTACAGTATCAAGATGATACTCCACATCCATAGTCACAGATTCAAAAATCCACGATGCTAAAACATAGAAGCACGTCAAAGTCTAATACTGCTCAGTAGAGTTACGAATTTCAATAGAGTTTTTTTCCAAGACAATATTATCTAAGTagtacaattaaaagaaatatcaatGTCCATTGTGAATATCagaaacatgaaaatcaatGAAGATATGAAATCTAGAGTTGGATAACTTCGTCTCTTGATGTTCcgtgaaaaaacaaagaggggacaatgacagataaaaaaagcACATGAAGTATCTATTTAGCAATAAAAATGCAAAGATATAAAACAGCAGCATATATCTGCCAATTTTCAGTAGCCCACCAAGTAGACTTGCATATGCATTGTAAAAGTAAAATGGATaacacaaaggaaaaaaataataattaaaggaaaCGATCAAACCAACCATAAATGGTTACTATGATGTAGCATTATCATACCCCTTTTGTTCTTCCCTCTAGTGAATTCCTTAGCCTTTTCAACTTCGGCCGCTGCCTTTTTAACTAGAACCTTCTCCTTTTTCTCGAGCATTTCAAGTGTCTATATAGAGCATTGACAgcttagttgaaaaaaaaaagggaatatTTTTAcagtacaaataaaaaatccaatcaacACATAAATAGTAAACCTGGTTGAATCAATCATAAACAATaacaaactaataataatagaaacatGTAcacaacaataattaatttttttttaaacaaatgaaATCTATCAAACTACGGgggaaaagaacataaaaataaaaggaaaataacctCGTTTAATTTGTCTAACGAAGTAAGGGCACTGGATTCCAGCTTAGGTTTTCCAAATAAGCGGTTAAACATGGTGGATTGTGTTAGGTTTAAGAACCCTGCCTGCCCGTCTGCCTCGCGATCTACTATATTGCAAACACAAAATTCAACGTTGGAATGTCAAATCAAGCCCCAATTCCAAGAATCAAGACCGATCGATCGACAACAAACTCAATTCAATAAGAGATAATGATAGAAACAGACCTGTGAAAATCAAATCGAGGAAGATCGAATTCAGATATTAGGGCTTTTGATGATGGACACGTTGACGAGAgaatacagagagagagagagagagagaggcaggtTTTGTTTTggggatttattttattttattttttatttcccccGAAGCGTGATGTTCTTGTGTAGGAGTGAAGCTGTTTGGCTGGCCTGTTTCTTCACGGCGTTTCAGGTCATTTTCTTTTGTCGGTcccacttattattattattattattattatgatataaaatctgtaattatatatgaatatcaattataattttttagacttATGGCTAATGGTTTAATCTTTTGGATTTTCatcacatttaaatttttttagtgtgttttaatatttttaatatttttttattttaaatattaaaaaatatataaattttttctttaaattttattctgaatatatatatttttacttattttttatttttttaacacattatCAACACGTTCactctaattaatttatattaaaatcttaaaatatataaacttctATCTTACGTGGCTTGtatcaatttcaatattttttttattttcattaatgttCATATTTTATGGAATATATTTGGTTTCGTgacttattttaataaaaaaaaattttatttatttatcaagatTTAAAGGTTTTTAAGAACTAGTATTGTAATTTcctaaagaattaaataaattaaatatagttcTTGAATAACTAGTATTTTTAAAGAACTAAATAAATAGCAGTCTtaaaagactattttttttcttttatatttatgattttatttaataagttttttttttttacagataaCATCAAATCTGACGAAACTTGAATTTAACGCTCTTGATATCTCTGAGAATAATTATTTGTCATGGATCCTTGATGTTGAAATTCAAATAGAAGCTATGAATCTTGGAGACACCatcaaagaaaataacacaTCCTTGTAGTATCGAGCAAAAGTAATGATTTTTATTCGCCACCATTTCCAtgaagaattaaaagttgattATCtcacaataaaatatcatcttgtTCTGTGGCAAAATCTAAAGGAAAGTTATGACCACAAAATTTTTTACCATATTTCATCAAACTCGTCATGATTGATTGCACTCGAAGTTGCAAGATTTTAAATCGGTTAATGAATATAATTCtgctctttttaaaattatctcacAACTGAAATTGTGTGGTGAGAATATCATAAAAGaccaaatattaaagaaaacattatcTACTTTTCATGTCTCAAATATTGTCATATAGCAACAATAtagaaaatgtaattttaagAGGTACTCGGAACTAACTTTATGTCTTCTTATGGCTTAACAAAACTAATGAGCTTTTGATGAAAAACCATCAATCTCATCCCACGGGTTCTAAACCATTCCTTAAAGTGAATGAAACTTTTatccaaaagacaaaaaagaaccAAGGATATAGatgtggaaaaaataaatggaaaaagagaagagataaTCATTCAAAAGGCAACCCACAATACCAAAAATGGAGACATAATGAACccaaaaagagaggaaagaatTTGCATGCATCTGAAGATAAGTGTCATGAGTGTGATATGCATGATCATTGGTCTCATATTTGTCACATGTCAAAACATCTTACAAATTTATATCAAGTCTCTCTAAAACAAAATGTATATCAactaattttattcataaagaTGATTTTGAAGGTCATAAT includes:
- the LOC18107661 gene encoding vacuolar protein sorting-associated protein 32 homolog 2, encoding MFNRLFGKPKLESSALTSLDKLNETLEMLEKKEKVLVKKAAAEVEKAKEFTRGKNKRAAIQCLKRKRLYEQQIEQLGNFQLRIHDQMIMLEGAKATTETVDALRTGASAMKAMQKATNIDDVDKTMDEINEQTENMKQIQEALSTPIGSAADFDEDELEAELEELEGAELEEQLLQPATTAPAAPVHVPAGKKPAPKKRTAEEEELADLQAEMAL